The following coding sequences are from one Thermostaphylospora chromogena window:
- the paaD gene encoding 1,2-phenylacetyl-CoA epoxidase subunit PaaD, with amino-acid sequence MVTAREVAERVPDPELPMLTLADLGILREVEEHDGGRVTVTITPTYSGCPALAAIRADLTARLRAAGYAEVEVRTSLSPAWTTDWITPAGRRKLADAGIAPPGAAPARRSGPVPLALGPTRRTVRCPRCDSPDTEEVARFGATPCKALWRCRSCAEPFERVKEL; translated from the coding sequence ATGGTGACCGCGCGCGAGGTGGCCGAGCGGGTGCCCGATCCGGAGCTGCCCATGCTGACCCTGGCCGACCTGGGCATCCTCCGCGAGGTCGAGGAGCACGACGGGGGACGGGTGACGGTGACGATCACCCCCACCTACAGCGGCTGCCCGGCCCTGGCGGCGATCCGCGCCGACCTCACCGCCCGCCTGCGCGCGGCCGGGTACGCCGAGGTGGAGGTGCGCACCTCGCTCTCCCCCGCGTGGACCACCGACTGGATCACCCCGGCGGGCCGCCGCAAGCTCGCCGACGCCGGGATCGCCCCACCCGGTGCCGCCCCCGCCCGGCGGAGCGGGCCCGTCCCCCTGGCCCTGGGCCCCACCCGGCGGACGGTGCGCTGCCCGCGCTGCGACTCCCCCGACACCGAGGAGGTGGCGCGGTTCGGTGCCACGCCGTGCAAGGCGCTGTGGCGTTGCCGCTCCTGCGCCGAGCCGTTCGAACGGGTGAAGGAGCTGTGA
- the paaE gene encoding 1,2-phenylacetyl-CoA epoxidase subunit PaaE encodes MSVTGVDTAVAGRRTTFTSLRVAAVDRLCADAVAITFDVPDDLAERFAFRPGQWLTLRRLVDGREERRSYSICSPAGARPRIGVREVPGGLFSTWLVRELRPGDEVEVLPPSGSFTPDLSVPGHHVLIAAGSGITPVLSIAASVLADPRSRVTLLYGNRAASTVMFADELADLKDACPSRMELVHVLSREAREIELFTGRLDAAKLRVLLPALTPVSRVDHWWLCGPYGMVLDARAVLTELGVPGERVHHELFFVDEPPPEPVRPAHDTPDDLRDGGGEVTVVMDGRATTVASPGGTTVLEAAQRVRPELPFACKGGVCGTCRARVVAGEVRMRRNYALEPEEVAAGYVLTCQSVPVSDAVTVDYDV; translated from the coding sequence GTGAGCGTGACCGGAGTGGACACGGCCGTGGCCGGGCGGCGCACGACGTTCACCTCGCTGCGGGTGGCCGCCGTGGACCGGTTGTGCGCGGACGCCGTGGCGATCACCTTCGACGTGCCGGACGACCTCGCCGAGCGGTTCGCCTTCCGTCCCGGCCAGTGGCTGACGCTGCGTCGGCTGGTGGACGGCCGGGAGGAACGCCGGTCGTACTCGATCTGCTCCCCGGCTGGCGCCCGCCCCCGCATCGGCGTGCGGGAGGTGCCCGGCGGCCTGTTCTCCACGTGGCTGGTGCGGGAGCTGCGGCCGGGCGACGAGGTGGAGGTGCTGCCGCCGAGCGGGTCGTTCACCCCCGACCTGAGCGTGCCCGGCCACCACGTGCTCATCGCCGCGGGGTCGGGCATCACGCCGGTGCTGTCCATCGCCGCGTCGGTGCTCGCGGACCCGCGCAGCCGGGTCACGCTGCTGTACGGCAACCGTGCCGCGTCCACGGTGATGTTCGCCGACGAGCTGGCCGATCTCAAGGACGCCTGCCCGTCCCGGATGGAGCTGGTGCACGTGCTGTCCCGGGAGGCGCGCGAGATCGAGCTGTTCACCGGCCGCCTGGACGCGGCGAAGCTGCGCGTGCTGCTGCCCGCGCTGACACCGGTGTCCCGCGTGGACCACTGGTGGCTGTGCGGGCCGTACGGGATGGTGCTGGACGCCCGGGCGGTGCTCACCGAGCTGGGGGTGCCCGGCGAGCGGGTGCACCACGAGCTGTTCTTCGTGGACGAGCCGCCGCCGGAGCCGGTGCGCCCGGCCCACGACACGCCGGATGATCTCCGGGACGGGGGCGGCGAGGTGACCGTGGTCATGGACGGCCGGGCCACCACGGTGGCGTCGCCGGGCGGCACCACCGTGTTGGAGGCCGCCCAGCGCGTCCGGCCGGAGCTGCCGTTCGCCTGCAAGGGCGGGGTGTGCGGCACCTGCCGCGCCCGTGTCGTCGCCGGCGAGGTCCGCATGCGGCGCAACTACGCCCTGGAACCCGAGGAGGTCGCCGCGGGGTACGTGCTGACCTGCCAGTCCGTGCCGGTGAGCGACGCCGTGACCGTCGACTACGACGTCTGA